cttttacaCTAGacataatgacgtcattggcgatgatgtaatggcgtcaagtctatcaaacattcaaatacataaagTCAGAAATCATAACTATAGTCAgctaaaaacctcataatcatgaaacgTTTACAATTTTGCAACAACGCACCCAAAtaaagtaacagcaataatgtgcatacgaggatttaagtcttcaagatataaagtaaataaattaggtgtcatcagtgcagaaacAATGATCCACTTAATATACATAATctattgcgatgtatttgttattaaatgaacttacgtttcgccagattgcccttcattcaagccttcggtttacctgcgctcataacattaacacagaatcagttcagaatcaatcatcaaaagaaccagttcggttcagatgctctgtgagTCAATCGGCTttacgctgaatcacgcatgcgcagtatcatcagctcctcagttctcgaatcggacgtgtccgaaagaaacggttttcagttcagtgtactgatgatccgaaagccgatgcaaccggttcttgactcgagaatgagaaccgctctaaccggcacgtgctgcagttcaatatcatcagctgctctactcgtgttcatgttctgtttactacaaactcaatttgtgaatgtgtcatcattaactataaatacagtacagatatttcataaatcatctcttattcctattaaacatatagccctttcacacatacagaaatTTCCGGAAAATTACCGGTAAATTGTCataaagagatcatgtgtgaacagaaTCTTTTCAAAAATACCGGTAAATTCGTTAAGGCAATTTAACGGTgtgagaagttgtaacattaccagtaCATTTCCGGAATTCTGCTGTGTGTGAACGCAGAAGGAAAATTACCGGTATAAGCACGTACGAGTTCAGAACGTGGTGACGTATGACGCCTATTCAGGGCCAACCATAACAATCAGACGCAGGAGGTGACGCATTCACTCCGCATTTGTTTaccaaaataaaagaaatgtcatCCAACTGGAGTGACAGTGAAATTAAAGCGCTTCTATTTATCCGTGCGGATGAAGAAATTTGTCGTAATCTTAGAGGAACTGTTAGTGATACAGTAACATATGATAAAATGACTAACCGTCTCCGAGAGCAAGGCATCCACAGGACAAAAAGTCAGGTCATCAGTAAATTGAAAACATTACGccttaaatatatgaaaattaacGATCATCATAAACAAAGTGGCAATGGAAGAATAATTTGGATGTATCATGAGTTTTGCCAATCCATTTGGGGATCCAGTCATAACGCAAATCCCGTTGCTCTGACTGGTAGTTTGAATTTTGAGGGACCCCAATCTGGCGTTGCTAAGGACGCGTGTGATGGCAGCACATCAAGTCAGTCGGTTGACACAGAGGCACCAACTTGTAATGCAGAACTAACGGATGAGGTTACAGGTGGGTGAACTAATTCATTGTTTACATGATAAATGTGTTATAACAAATAGCCTATATTCgtttcggtttttttttttttttttggtaaatgaaAAGGTTATTTACGTTTTTATATGTTTGCACTAGTTAACaggaactaataatgaacaatacttttaatatatttatttcacatcCATACCTTTTGCATACGGTCAGCCAAAAAAAGTGACTTTCCCGTCACCCTCTCTTCCTAATCAATCCAAAGGTGAACagatgatatataatatatttctactTCCGCCATGTGCCGCcattaatgcaaataataataataataataataataataaataaataaaaacaataggcATTCAAAATAATGAAACTGTGCCTGGATCTTACAATTTTTATTGATCATGTATTTTTAGGTTTCACTCAGCCACCAAGGaagaagtcaaaaaaaaaaaaaaaaaagatcacatgATTGACTCCATAGCTACAGTGCTACAAACTATGGAAACACCATTCAGAGAGCAAGAAGCACTCCGTATACAGGAGCAAAGAGAGTATGAAGAAAGGTTGCACAAAGAGGCAAAGGAATAGCAGAAGGAGGAAAGGGCAAGCATGATGGCGATGTGGAAGGAAATGATGGAGTTCCAAGGAAACCCCTTAAAGGACATTATGACGCGCCCACCCCCAACAACGTCTCTTCCTCTGAATCCACATTACCAACAACATAATCATCACAGCCAACACTTCTCTTTTCCAAGCCCTAGCACTAGCTACATGGCACCATACCACCCACCAGATCAAGATGCAGAGGCCTCACTCCATCCTCAATTCAAGTCTTCGTTCTTAGAAGATCTGCAAGactagactaaaataaaataaaacagttcacttcaaattttagaaaaaatatgcTTTAATTGTACATGTTAGGAATTACAAGTGTTAGTGTTCCTGGTGTTTTTGCAAACCAAGTGTATTCTGTGCACTACGATAAGTATTTGTTCATATTAATAAGTATACatgttaatattttgttttgataatatttaaatgtacattaatacattaataaaatgttatgttttatgcCTTGACCCTAGTTAATACAATTTTAAGGCAAAACTAAACTGTCCCCTTAAGAAATTCCCCTGAAAAGGAAGTTGTTATCAAATGGAAAAATGTACagtcatatttatatttcattcatcatttactcaccctcatgtaattgTAAACCTGCATGAAGTTCTTCCTTCTGCTGAACCAAAGTAAgctattttgaataatgttggtaaccaaacagctgttGGGCAcctttgacttccataatatatttttcttgcTACAGAAGTAGAAAGAAGAACTTCATGCAGGTTTACAATTACATGACGTTGAGTAAATagtttttgggttaactattcctttaactcatCAATGTTGCCAATGCCCTCCGAACTGCTTGCACGTCATAAGTTACTCTGTTGTTCTCTCGGTCAGTAACAAGCTACAACTATATCAGACACGATATTTATGTCGACATCATTGCGCTTCAGTAAACATCTCCAGCGACCTTTGAGGCGACCGAAGGCATTTTCTACGACCATTCGAGCTGAACTCAAGCAGAAATTGTAGTGAGACTGGTTGAGTGTCAGATTTTGGTGATTTGGGAACCCTTTCATTAGCCATTTTTTAAGGGGGTATGTCGCATCTCCAATAAGATGGATGGGAACCTCCACTCCATTCACCACCAtagatttctgtaaaaaaaatgaatgtgtgattatttcaaaataagtgGCATTTCAAAAACTCTTTTGCTGCTTTTTGGAAACTTGAAAATACTTTGCATGGTAATAGTTTTTGTTAACTTTTCTTACTATTATCCTaaaattctcaatattaactatttgcttattaacatgtatattagctgtttattaatgCTTAGAGCACATATAAATGCCTTATTCTGTATGACCATATTCTGCTTCACTTAGTCCTAccaaatacctaaacttaacaactactttaataactattaataagcagcaaattaggagtttaatgATGCAAAACTTGAAGTTAATAGTGACAATTAgaccctaaactaaagtgtgacttagtttcttaataatgttaaaaaaggtGTACCTCACGAGGAAACAAATACCCATCCTGGGCCTTGGCCATTTGGTATATGGGAGAGTTGGCTAGCACTCTTGCATCATGAGTTCGACCAGGCCAACCCACATACACATCCGTAaagctgaaaaaacaaaacaagaatttgTATTATctcaatataaattacattttagaatgaagacattaaataaatcacaaatttatATGCATATGCATACACTTAATGATAAAAGCTAGAtaaatataacactgtaaaaatataGCTTCTGTAGCACATAACTAGAACAAGTTCAAACAATATCAacatttttcaattcaattcaagtttatttgtatagcgctttttacaaaacaaatcgttacaaagcaactttacagaaaattatgtttctacaatatttagtagtagctagtagtttgtgcacatttgacaggattttagaaaaaaaataaaaataataataatacaagacgtagtcagctagacgatgaactatcaatattattaattaagttattatatgattcagtcacacatttagcaattattcttagttctgtttgttgattcagggttagcatcatctgaggtcctctgagggtcagcatcatcgcttctcaggtgttctggatccagactggagcttgtgtaaatcctagtgccgaaacatagaaacaaaatacagacatcattagcatagctgctgatccaacaaagtaaaatgagtttaacccaagctaatgaataaaaaagcacctttgatcagatgcaactacactcacaatttaaaagatacattattcgaatgcttggcgaaagagatgtgtttttaatctagatttaaacagagagagtgtgtctgaaccccgaacattatcatgaaggttattccagagtttgggagccaaatgtgagaaagctctacctcctttagaggactttgctatcctaggaacgaccaaaagtccagcgttttgtgaccttaaggagcgtgatgggttgtaacgtggtagaaggctagttaggtacgctggagctaaaccatttagggccttataggtaagtaaagataatttgtaactgatacggaacttaataggtagccagtgcagagactgtaaaattggggtaatatgatcatattttcttgacctcgtaaggactctagctgctgcattttggacgacctgtagcttgtttattgacgaagcaggacaaccacctagaagtgcattacaatagtccagtctagaggtcatgaatgcatgaactagcttttctgcatcagaaacagataacatgtttcgtagcttggcaatgtttctaagatggaagaatgcagtttttgtaacattggaaatatgattttcaaaagacaaattgctgtctaatataacacccagatttctgactgtagaggaagtaacagtacatccatctagttgcagattgtaatctacaagattctgtgtagtgttttttggtccaataattagtatctccgtcttatccgaatttaattggagaaaattatttgtcatccaatcttttccatttttaacacactctgttagcttagataattgggaagtttcatctggtctcgttgagatatatagccg
The sequence above is a segment of the Carassius gibelio isolate Cgi1373 ecotype wild population from Czech Republic chromosome A20, carGib1.2-hapl.c, whole genome shotgun sequence genome. Coding sequences within it:
- the LOC127938648 gene encoding uncharacterized protein LOC127938648 isoform X2; this translates as MPQGQHLQKTIDGFVARGYKMCAGAIDGCHIPIIKLHEDQAYCNRKGWHSIVLQAFVDHNVCFTDVYVGWPGRTHDARVLANSPIYQMAKAQDGYLFPREKSMVVNGVEVPIHLIGDATYPLKKWLMKGFPNHQNLTLNQSHYNFCLSSARMVVENAFGRLKGRWRCLLKRNDVDINIVSDIVVACY